One Gammaproteobacteria bacterium DNA segment encodes these proteins:
- the ispC gene encoding 1-deoxy-D-xylulose-5-phosphate reductoisomerase, which produces MKGVTILGSTGSIGVSTLDVLARHPGRFHVVALTANGHVERMAEQCRRWQPAWAVMVDEDAAGRLAAVLRAEGSATEVLAGRDALATVATLPETDYVMAAIVGAAGLMPTLAAAEAGKRVLLANKEALVMSGDLFMGAVRDHGAELLPIDSEHNAVFQCMPPRFAEGLAGRGVRQILLTASGGPFRDRDPATLAEVTPEEACNHPNWDMGRKISVDSATMMNKGLEVIEACWLFHTTPDHVRVVLHPQSIVHSMVSYCDGSVLAQLGNPDMRTPIAYGLAWPERMDSGVEPLALTGVNLTFGEASTERFPCLGLAFDAARAGGTAGAILNAANEAAVAAFLDGRLRFPDIARVVDHVLGRAVAVPATDIATIMAADDEARQLAGEYLMNLGRRN; this is translated from the coding sequence GTGAAGGGCGTGACCATCCTCGGTTCCACGGGCAGCATCGGGGTCAGTACCCTGGATGTCCTGGCGCGCCACCCCGGGCGTTTCCACGTGGTCGCCCTCACGGCCAACGGCCACGTGGAGCGCATGGCCGAGCAGTGCCGGCGCTGGCAACCGGCCTGGGCCGTCATGGTCGACGAGGACGCCGCCGGGCGGCTGGCGGCGGTGTTGCGGGCGGAGGGGAGCGCCACCGAGGTGCTGGCCGGCCGCGACGCCCTCGCTACCGTGGCCACCCTGCCCGAGACCGACTACGTGATGGCGGCCATCGTGGGCGCCGCCGGCCTCATGCCCACCCTGGCCGCCGCCGAGGCCGGTAAACGGGTGCTGCTGGCCAACAAGGAGGCCCTGGTGATGTCGGGAGACCTTTTCATGGGGGCGGTTCGCGACCACGGTGCCGAGCTCCTGCCCATCGACAGTGAGCACAACGCCGTCTTTCAGTGCATGCCCCCGCGCTTCGCCGAGGGCCTCGCCGGCCGTGGCGTGCGACAGATCCTGCTCACCGCCTCGGGCGGGCCGTTCCGCGACCGCGACCCCGCCACCCTGGCGGAGGTGACCCCGGAGGAGGCCTGCAATCATCCCAACTGGGACATGGGTCGCAAGATCTCGGTGGATTCCGCCACCATGATGAACAAGGGCCTCGAAGTCATCGAGGCCTGCTGGCTGTTCCATACCACCCCCGACCATGTCCGGGTGGTGCTGCACCCCCAGAGCATCGTCCACTCCATGGTGAGCTATTGCGACGGCTCCGTGCTCGCCCAGCTGGGCAATCCCGACATGCGCACCCCCATCGCCTACGGCCTGGCATGGCCGGAGCGCATGGACTCGGGCGTTGAACCCTTGGCCCTGACCGGTGTCAATCTGACCTTCGGCGAGGCCTCCACCGAGCGCTTCCCGTGTCTCGGGCTGGCCTTCGATGCGGCGCGCGCGGGCGGCACCGCGGGGGCCATACTCAATGCCGCCAACGAGGCGGCGGTCGCGGCGTTCCTGGACGGGCGCCTGAGATTTCCCGATATCGCGCGGGTGGTGGATCACGTCCTCGGTCGAGCCGTGGCGGTACCGGCGACGGATATCGCCACCATCATGGCCGCCGACGACGAGGCCCGGCAGTTGGCGGGCGAGTACCTGATGAACCTGGGGAGACGCAACTGA